One Drosophila virilis strain 15010-1051.87 chromosome 5, Dvir_AGI_RSII-ME, whole genome shotgun sequence DNA window includes the following coding sequences:
- the LOC6624748 gene encoding uncharacterized protein isoform X1, with the protein MRKHYVRKPEINSMQMPFKHGSATQISGSCFWPLIVASLLLLLQLASGEQQAEDHRIQRRFMWQQMDNSLMGGLMGRMFGGGRAMRSMFGDFVHSTANYGKSMIDFMPTETTRVKYIIRDPHTNKPVKIIKMRGSQKKVVKLIRPLPKPVATEPSKLQYENRMRQLEKEQELIVEGKAPTSSDEALMDKYFNPRARPSSNEIVSGKIMEYQSWKPVYKSNEQPTSYVTLRPQALTQLHTHITSSHDNRNIHGIPELLPKPEKLVGHRPELEEEEDDFEQVEDENELSKQMGHQYEVTEHTGEASGEVQSLAPMEGGFVPSKLYHSHPSSHYISSSSSSSSSSGSSSSQPQRPRSHGTSSSTSPTSTTTTTEAPNYPPAYLKKYREREAAASAKAHSKSRPKQHKEQILTDNSQHSNVSFAMSSLRARLQEQQRQTKQEERDAEMEAALVEAMQGDKWPAEVQHSGSYLTSPIGPSAVAFDQPMKLPRTEYKRQRANVRQRGSIKFSDNPSEEV; encoded by the exons GCAAGTttgttgctcctgctgcagctAGCGAGTGGCGAGCAACAGGCGGAGGATCACAG AATTCAACGGCGTTTTATGTGGCAGCAAATGGACAACTCGCTAATGGGTGGACTTATGGGTCGAATGTTCGGTGGGGGTCGGGCGATGAGGTCCATGTTCGGTGATTTTGTGCACAGCACAGCCAACTATGGCAAGAGCATGATTGATTTTATGCCCACGGAAACGACGCGCGTTAAGTACATCATCAGAGATCCGCACACAAACAAGCCCGTCAAGATAATCAAGATGCGCGGCTCACAGAAGAAGGTAGTGAAGCTGATAAGGCCACTGCCAAAGCCTGTTGCGACAGAGCCCAGTAAGCTGCAGTACGAGAATCGAATGCGTCAACTGGAGAAAGAGCAGGAGCTAATTGTGGAGGGCAAAGCGCCCACAAGCAGCGATGAGGCGCTCATGGATAAATATTTCAATCCCAGAGCCCGACCCAGCAGCAATGAGATTGTCTCTGGCAAGATTATGGAATACCAAAGCTGGAAGCCCGTCTACAAGTCCAATGAGCAGCCAACCTCGTATGTCACGCTGCGTCCCCAGGCACTGACGCAGCTGCACACGCATATTACCTCCAGTCACGACAATCGCAATATTCACGGCATTCCTGAGCTGCTGCCCAAGCCAGAGAAGCTGGTGGGTCATCGTCCAGagctggaggaggaggaggatgatTTCGAACAAGTCGAAGATGAAAATGAACTGTCTAAACAGATGGGACATCAATATGAAGTTACTGAGCACACGGGCGAGGCAAGCGGCGAGGTGCAATCCCTGGCGCCCATGGAAGGCGGCTTTGTGCCCTCCAAGCTCTACCACAGCCATCCCAGCAGCCAttacatcagcagcagcagtagcagcagcagcagcagcggcagcagcagcagtcaacCACAGCGTCCTCGCAGTCATGGcacgagcagcagcacaagcCCAACCAGTACCACAACGACAACTGAAGCGCCCAACTATCCGCCCGCCTATCTCAAAAAGTATCGCGAACGGGAAGCCGCGGCCAGTGCAAAAGCCCACAGCAAATCCAGACCCAAGCAGCACAAGGAACAGATCCTCACAGATAACAGCCAACACTCCAATGTCAGCTTTGCAATGAGCAGCCTACGCGCACGCCTCCAGGAGCAGCAGCGTCAAACCAAGCAGGAGGAGCGCGATGCAGAAATGGAGGCGGCCCTGGTGGAAGCTATGCAAGGCGACAAATGGCCAGCGGAGGTGCAGCACAGCGGCAGCTATCTGACCAGTCCCATTGGACCCAGCGCTGTTGCCTTCGATCAGCCGATGAAGCTGCCCCGCACGGAGTACAAACGGCAGCGGGCAAATGTGCGGCAGCGCGGATCCATCAAGTTTAGCGATAATCCCAGCGAGGAGGTGTAG
- the LOC6624748 gene encoding uncharacterized protein isoform X2 yields the protein MRKHYISGSCFWPLIVASLLLLLQLASGEQQAEDHRIQRRFMWQQMDNSLMGGLMGRMFGGGRAMRSMFGDFVHSTANYGKSMIDFMPTETTRVKYIIRDPHTNKPVKIIKMRGSQKKVVKLIRPLPKPVATEPSKLQYENRMRQLEKEQELIVEGKAPTSSDEALMDKYFNPRARPSSNEIVSGKIMEYQSWKPVYKSNEQPTSYVTLRPQALTQLHTHITSSHDNRNIHGIPELLPKPEKLVGHRPELEEEEDDFEQVEDENELSKQMGHQYEVTEHTGEASGEVQSLAPMEGGFVPSKLYHSHPSSHYISSSSSSSSSSGSSSSQPQRPRSHGTSSSTSPTSTTTTTEAPNYPPAYLKKYREREAAASAKAHSKSRPKQHKEQILTDNSQHSNVSFAMSSLRARLQEQQRQTKQEERDAEMEAALVEAMQGDKWPAEVQHSGSYLTSPIGPSAVAFDQPMKLPRTEYKRQRANVRQRGSIKFSDNPSEEV from the exons GCAAGTttgttgctcctgctgcagctAGCGAGTGGCGAGCAACAGGCGGAGGATCACAG AATTCAACGGCGTTTTATGTGGCAGCAAATGGACAACTCGCTAATGGGTGGACTTATGGGTCGAATGTTCGGTGGGGGTCGGGCGATGAGGTCCATGTTCGGTGATTTTGTGCACAGCACAGCCAACTATGGCAAGAGCATGATTGATTTTATGCCCACGGAAACGACGCGCGTTAAGTACATCATCAGAGATCCGCACACAAACAAGCCCGTCAAGATAATCAAGATGCGCGGCTCACAGAAGAAGGTAGTGAAGCTGATAAGGCCACTGCCAAAGCCTGTTGCGACAGAGCCCAGTAAGCTGCAGTACGAGAATCGAATGCGTCAACTGGAGAAAGAGCAGGAGCTAATTGTGGAGGGCAAAGCGCCCACAAGCAGCGATGAGGCGCTCATGGATAAATATTTCAATCCCAGAGCCCGACCCAGCAGCAATGAGATTGTCTCTGGCAAGATTATGGAATACCAAAGCTGGAAGCCCGTCTACAAGTCCAATGAGCAGCCAACCTCGTATGTCACGCTGCGTCCCCAGGCACTGACGCAGCTGCACACGCATATTACCTCCAGTCACGACAATCGCAATATTCACGGCATTCCTGAGCTGCTGCCCAAGCCAGAGAAGCTGGTGGGTCATCGTCCAGagctggaggaggaggaggatgatTTCGAACAAGTCGAAGATGAAAATGAACTGTCTAAACAGATGGGACATCAATATGAAGTTACTGAGCACACGGGCGAGGCAAGCGGCGAGGTGCAATCCCTGGCGCCCATGGAAGGCGGCTTTGTGCCCTCCAAGCTCTACCACAGCCATCCCAGCAGCCAttacatcagcagcagcagtagcagcagcagcagcagcggcagcagcagcagtcaacCACAGCGTCCTCGCAGTCATGGcacgagcagcagcacaagcCCAACCAGTACCACAACGACAACTGAAGCGCCCAACTATCCGCCCGCCTATCTCAAAAAGTATCGCGAACGGGAAGCCGCGGCCAGTGCAAAAGCCCACAGCAAATCCAGACCCAAGCAGCACAAGGAACAGATCCTCACAGATAACAGCCAACACTCCAATGTCAGCTTTGCAATGAGCAGCCTACGCGCACGCCTCCAGGAGCAGCAGCGTCAAACCAAGCAGGAGGAGCGCGATGCAGAAATGGAGGCGGCCCTGGTGGAAGCTATGCAAGGCGACAAATGGCCAGCGGAGGTGCAGCACAGCGGCAGCTATCTGACCAGTCCCATTGGACCCAGCGCTGTTGCCTTCGATCAGCCGATGAAGCTGCCCCGCACGGAGTACAAACGGCAGCGGGCAAATGTGCGGCAGCGCGGATCCATCAAGTTTAGCGATAATCCCAGCGAGGAGGTGTAG